CGGCCTGGTCCCGGTGGCGACGGCCTCGGCGTGGAAGGGCAGGGCGATGCCGCCGAAGTTGGAGCCGGCGCCGACCGCGCCGACCACCATGTCGATGCCGGCGTCCAGCTCCGCGAGCTGCGCCTGCGCCTCCAGGCCGATGACGGACTGGTGGAGGATGCTGTAGGTCTCGCCGCTGCCGATGCAGAAGGCCACGTCGTCGTGGGTCGAGGCGTATTCGACCGCTTCGCCGATGGCCATGGCCAGGCTGTTGCCGACGCCCTCGGCCCGGGTTCCGGAGACCTGGGTGAGACCGCTCGGGCTGGGGTGGATCTCCGCTCCGAGCATGCGCATGAGGACTCCGCGGTAGGGCTTGCGCCGCAGGCTGGAGTCGACCATGAAGACCCGGCAGCGCAGGCCGAACAGCGCGCAGGCCGCCGCCATCGCGGTGCCCCACTGGCCGGCCCCGGTGCCGGTGACCAGCTCCTTCACTCCGGCCTTCTTGTAGTAATAGGCCTGCGCGAGCGCGGTGTTGAGCTTGTGGCTGCCGGAGATGTTGCCGCCCTCGTACTTCATGTAGACGGGCACCCGGGAGCCGATGGCCTGCTCGAAGCCGGTGGCCCGCCACAGGGGCGTCGGCCGGAACCTGCTGTAGGCGGCGAGGACCTCGGCGGGGATGTCCCAGTACTCGCGCTCCAGGACGCTCTGCCGTACGAGTTCCATCGGCAGGTTGACGCCGACGCCGGT
The nucleotide sequence above comes from Streptomyces sp. NBC_01116. Encoded proteins:
- a CDS encoding TrpB-like pyridoxal phosphate-dependent enzyme, translated to MTATLPTRWRSTLPYLSAPLPPDLTPETTGRTGVGVNLPMELVRQSVLEREYWDIPAEVLAAYSRFRPTPLWRATGFEQAIGSRVPVYMKYEGGNISGSHKLNTALAQAYYYKKAGVKELVTGTGAGQWGTAMAAACALFGLRCRVFMVDSSLRRKPYRGVLMRMLGAEIHPSPSGLTQVSGTRAEGVGNSLAMAIGEAVEYASTHDDVAFCIGSGETYSILHQSVIGLEAQAQLAELDAGIDMVVGAVGAGSNFGGIALPFHAEAVATGTRPPRLVAAESSTAPKLTRGVYAYDKTDATGTGPLEAMYTVGSDYPIPDAHSAGLRFHGAAKLISAMRHSGDVDATAVTQQEALDAGRLLTRHETVLPAPESGHALAAAAKLATSGADGMRAERGVLVCVSGSGYLDLAAYEQLLNDELSDEAPSEQALLAAVSGLSPALGGAPLGIGPLLAGAAAGPAGGPR